The Thiovulum sp. ES genomic sequence AAAAAATTAAAACTTTAAATATTTAAAAGTTCCTCCAAAACAGTTTGGACTTCTTCATTTGACACTTTGTAAGCAGAATCTCGATTGACAACATTTCGTATTTTATTGATAACATCGTCAGTGAGAATTGCGGAAATCATTGTGGAATTACTCAATGCGATATTTTGTTCTCTCATCTTTGTCAAAATATTTTTTCGAGTAATTCCGTTTCGAGAAATTGCAAAAAGCTTTTCAACATCTTCATCTTTAATTGTGTCAAGTGTTACTGAAAAAATCAATTCAGGCTCAATCATCTCTCCAGAATTAATGTAGTAAAGTTGCCAATCAATTAAATTTGTGAGTAAAGCCCACTTGATTCCAGAATATGCACCGTAAGAAGTTGCTTGAAAAACCTGTTTCTCTCGCAAAGCCATTCCTGCTTTTTTTGCTTCAACAACAATTTGGTCTTCTCCATTTGCCGAAAGAATGTAATCCGCTTTTCGTCCTTGAATTCTCTGTTCAGTTTTGACCTCATCGATTTTATAGCCAAAAGCATCAATAAAAATTCTATCAATCACCATTCGTGTATCGGACTCGTTATATTTTCCAATGACGGCATTATCAATATTAGGTTTGATTTGCAGAAGTTTTGCTTTTATATCTTGAACATGCTTAGAAATTCCACTTTTAGAACATCGTTTAAATTTTGTCTCTTTCTCTTCTTTTGAAAAATTCAAACCATATTTTTCTGCAATAGTTTCTAAACCAGAAATATAACCAGTAGAAATAATTTTAAATTTCCACTGACCATTCCGCTTGTAAAATTCAGCAATATTTAAAGCACTCTCTTCGTTTGCCTCAATATTGTAGAACTTATCCGCAATTCTCAATTGGAATTTTTCAATATCAGAAAATTTACTTTCAATTGTCGCAACAATTAAAATTTTATCAATTGAGTTTTCGATTTTTGATAAATCGATTGAAATTTTTGAACTATTTTTATTTGTTTCTAATTTAATTGAGCTTGTTGATGGATTATTAAAAAATAGAAAATCATCATTTTTTAGCAGTTTTTCCGCAGAAAGTTGAAAAAGTGAAATATCTAAATTCTTATTTCCTGTCCATTCTAAATTAAGTTGCTGTTGGATTCCTCCAACAAGAAAGTTTTGACCTTTTATTAATTCAGTCATTTTTACCCAATGTACTTATCTACAAATGCTTGTAGTCCAAAGTTATATCCAGTTCCAACTGCTTGAAATCTCCATGCTCCATTCTTCCGATAAAGTCGTCCAAATTCAAGAGCTGTTTCAGTTGAAAAATCCTCTTCTAATTCATATTTTGTAACTTCATTTTGATTTTCTAAATCGTAAAGTCTAATAAATGAGTTTCGGACTTGTCCAAAATTTTGACTTCGCTCTTTTGCTTCATGAATTGTAACGACAAAAAG encodes the following:
- a CDS encoding putative stress response protein, TerZ- and CABP1; translated protein: MTELIKGQNFLVGGIQQQLNLEWTGNKNLDISLFQLSAEKLLKNDDFLFFNNPSTSSIKLETNKNSSKISIDLSKIENSIDKILIVATIESKFSDIEKFQLRIADKFYNIEANEESALNIAEFYKRNGQWKFKIISTGYISGLETIAEKYGLNFSKEEKETKFKRCSKSGISKHVQDIKAKLLQIKPNIDNAVIGKYNESDTRMVIDRIFIDAFGYKIDEVKTEQRIQGRKADYILSANGEDQIVVEAKKAGMALREKQVFQATSYGAYSGIKWALLTNLIDWQLYYINSGEMIEPELIFSVTLDTIKDEDVEKLFAISRNGITRKNILTKMREQNIALSNSTMISAILTDDVINKIRNVVNRDSAYKVSNEEVQTVLEELLNI